AACGCCGGCTCAGTCAAGACCAGTCGGACAAGGATAGAGGAAGCACAATAGAATTGATAATTCTACCTTTATATGGAAGGTGAATGGATTATGGCCCTGTACCTGCCTGCCGGTAGGCAAGGGTTCAACGGATATCTACCTGTCGGTAGACAGGGAACAAGCGTTTCCTAAACGCTAGATCTAGGTTCCCCGCCTGCCGGCAGGCAGGGATTCTCAACAAAAGGATAAAAAATTGAATATGTTCACCGTGTATGCCTTAAAAAGTGAAAAGGATGGTAGGATTTATGTTGGTTTTACCCAAGATATTAACAGGAGGTTGAAGGAACATAATTCAGGTAAAACCAGATCGACAAAAGGTTGGGTGCCTTGGTTTATTATATTTGCCGAGGAGGTAGAAACTAGAGAAGAAGCCCGAG
Above is a window of Algoriphagus machipongonensis DNA encoding:
- a CDS encoding GIY-YIG nuclease family protein; the encoded protein is MFTVYALKSEKDGRIYVGFTQDINRRLKEHNSGKTRSTKGWVPWFIIFAEEVETREEARAREIYLKSGVGKEYLKSL